The nucleotide window GCCCATTCCAAACATTTGACCCGAATAGGGAAGTAAAAGCAGGCTTGATTGAGAGCATGACTCAAGGTTGTGACATCATAATAAGGGCTTTTGGATAGGGGACGGCGAGACTTTTTTTTCTGAACCCACAAGATGAGCCGGTAAAAACCAAAGCAATATAGTAACATGTAAACCCAGATAAGAGATCCTAAGGCTTTGAATTTTAATCTTAAAGGGAGCTTTGTATCTAAAGAATGGCGTTCTATACGCCAATCGACATTAGCTCCAGGTAGGTTGTTTTTTTGGGGAATCACTTCGGGTGTTTTAGAAACACTGTGTGATAGAATCTTAAGACGTTGAAATTTATGAAGCGCATCGGAAAGTTCTTTTGAAAAGGGACGGTCTTTATCGACAGGTTGCGACAAACAGTCAATCAACTTAGAGGCCAGCTCCTTTTCTATAACGTGGTAT belongs to Candidatus Neptunochlamydia vexilliferae and includes:
- a CDS encoding lasso peptide biosynthesis B2 protein translates to MYYRLMPHCRICYFQSDLILLDLKKDKYHVIEKELASKLIDCLSQPVDKDRPFSKELSDALHKFQRLKILSHSVSKTPEVIPQKNNLPGANVDWRIERHSLDTKLPLRLKFKALGSLIWVYMLLYCFGFYRLILWVQKKKSRRPLSKSPYYDVTTLSHALNQACFYFPIRVKCLEWATAYTLLALRYGWECTLNIGVQNQPFSAHAWAEVGGSVIADNPLMSKHLPVILQEGA